A region of Spiroplasma endosymbiont of Crioceris asparagi DNA encodes the following proteins:
- a CDS encoding DnaJ domain-containing protein gives MKIFHKNKNFKNQDEFYISWDNFFFDKEIKTLNDAQDCLEDYRHELNNLIACQRAEFINKEFKLNINTLEIMEVFQTIPCVSNFNAIRDELEKEYDGLLTELVIIALTKFSYLVSKKLFEIVEKKFPKNRMTQSPFLKMIEIMKRESISGIEEIINKSTLFLGIKKLDETNIQEIINLGFVPAYYWTRMLKEVVSLTYETFSYEREFGPNSETKDFGTIEIEDESQFYEQVEDFISKTQTLILDSATEEALTFFKLTRFSTKEDFKQAYRKLSKKYHPDLNKSPNSEQIMQKINLYKILLEEYFS, from the coding sequence ATGAAAATATTTCACAAAAATAAAAATTTTAAAAATCAAGATGAATTTTATATTTCATGAGACAATTTCTTTTTTGATAAAGAAATTAAAACATTAAACGATGCACAAGATTGTTTAGAAGATTATCGTCATGAATTAAATAATTTGATTGCTTGTCAAAGAGCTGAATTTATTAATAAAGAATTTAAATTAAATATTAATACCTTAGAAATTATGGAAGTTTTTCAAACAATACCTTGTGTATCAAACTTTAATGCCATAAGAGATGAATTAGAAAAAGAATATGATGGGTTGCTAACAGAATTAGTAATTATTGCATTAACAAAATTTTCTTATTTAGTGTCTAAAAAATTATTTGAAATAGTAGAAAAAAAGTTTCCAAAAAACCGGATGACACAATCCCCATTTTTAAAAATGATTGAAATTATGAAACGCGAAAGCATTAGTGGAATTGAAGAAATTATAAATAAATCTACATTATTTTTAGGAATCAAAAAATTAGATGAAACTAATATTCAAGAAATAATTAATTTAGGATTTGTTCCAGCTTACTATTGAACAAGAATGTTAAAAGAAGTTGTTTCTTTAACATATGAAACTTTTTCTTATGAAAGAGAATTTGGACCAAATTCAGAAACTAAAGATTTTGGGACAATTGAAATTGAAGATGAATCACAATTTTATGAGCAGGTTGAAGACTTTATTAGCAAAACCCAAACATTAATTTTGGATTCTGCCACAGAAGAAGCATTAACATTTTTTAAATTAACAAGATTTTCAACTAAAGAAGATTTTAAACAAGCATATAGAAAGTTATCAAAAAAATATCATCCTGATTTAAATAAATCACCTAATTCAGAACAAATTATGCAAAAAATAAATTTATATAAAATTTTATTAGAAGAATATTTTTCTTAA
- a CDS encoding SprT family zinc-dependent metalloprotease, whose translation MSKLRIKKSLSYQKQQIDYFLEIKNQKYIRLKVDNEQIIVSAPVHVQDWEIEQLIYTNIKKITTMLEKNKSKKYLVINGDKLFFKLFDEYKEFKLTTISERNNYSFKIYENLEDTIKHIYKKAAIIYRHIFEERFDFWMQIMQTDCKNLSLRVMKTRWGVCYPDKAKIILNTRLLHYPQQCLDYVIVHELSHMLHKNHSKLFWYNVEKYFPDYKKAIKALK comes from the coding sequence ATGAGTAAACTAAGGATTAAAAAAAGTTTAAGTTATCAAAAACAACAAATTGATTATTTTTTAGAAATAAAAAATCAAAAATATATTCGATTGAAAGTTGATAATGAACAAATAATTGTTAGTGCTCCAGTGCACGTACAAGATTGAGAAATAGAACAATTAATTTATACTAACATTAAAAAAATTACTACAATGTTGGAAAAAAATAAAAGTAAAAAATACTTAGTTATTAACGGAGATAAATTATTTTTTAAACTTTTTGATGAATACAAAGAATTTAAATTAACAACTATTTCTGAAAGAAATAATTATTCTTTTAAAATTTATGAAAATTTAGAAGATACTATTAAACATATTTATAAAAAGGCGGCAATTATTTATCGACATATTTTTGAAGAACGCTTTGATTTTTGAATGCAAATTATGCAAACCGATTGTAAAAATTTATCTTTAAGAGTTATGAAAACTCGTTGGGGTGTTTGTTATCCCGATAAAGCAAAAATAATTTTAAACACAAGATTATTACACTATCCACAACAATGTTTAGATTATGTAATAGTACATGAATTATCACATATGCTACATAAAAATCATTCAAAATTATTTTGATATAATGTGGAAAAATATTTTCCTGATTACAAAAAAGCAATAAAAGCATTAAAATAA
- a CDS encoding DUF2130 domain-containing protein — protein sequence MEKVFITCPHCQKPINILESHAEAEVFKYFKDNESKYKKQLREEELELIKSSLKNEYSLKLKQNNLEFDQKLQNLNNDLQNKVLEIENIKKMAVLEAQNKFLQQIEELKALNEKQKLLKENEILEIKEKIRSQYINEIEELKIANAKNKLMQNKTKGENFENEVESELRKCFGMYDVIEKINVSKDNKKADFKLSIKTSDAKIIGSIIYEVKNAEWKDNWEDKLNTDMLNERGKYAILIATSINEKYKGVPFVKSERYPNIWISGPDEFVFVTQILRNMMLFENNYELQIKKLKESIGDDQEVKTLIKEYEKKQQQIENFWQIEAPKAILISRKELKNIEGVSRTLISSSEKLDKAKERIEKQLEKKIVFGLSKILGNLDLEEEIR from the coding sequence ATGGAAAAAGTATTTATTACTTGTCCTCATTGTCAAAAACCAATTAATATTTTAGAATCTCATGCTGAAGCAGAGGTTTTTAAGTATTTTAAAGACAATGAGAGTAAATATAAAAAACAACTTCGAGAAGAAGAATTAGAATTAATTAAATCTTCTTTGAAAAATGAATATAGTTTAAAACTAAAACAAAACAATTTGGAGTTTGATCAAAAACTACAAAATTTAAATAATGATTTACAAAACAAAGTTTTAGAAATTGAAAACATTAAAAAAATGGCAGTGCTTGAAGCTCAAAATAAATTTCTGCAACAAATTGAAGAATTAAAAGCTTTAAATGAAAAACAAAAATTATTAAAAGAAAATGAAATCTTAGAAATTAAAGAAAAAATTAGATCTCAATATATTAATGAAATTGAAGAACTAAAAATTGCTAATGCCAAAAACAAATTAATGCAAAACAAAACAAAAGGCGAAAACTTTGAAAATGAAGTGGAATCAGAATTGCGCAAGTGTTTTGGAATGTATGATGTAATTGAAAAAATTAATGTTTCAAAAGATAATAAAAAAGCCGATTTTAAATTATCTATTAAAACATCAGATGCCAAAATAATTGGTTCAATTATTTATGAAGTGAAAAATGCTGAATGAAAAGATAATTGAGAAGATAAATTAAATACAGATATGCTAAATGAAAGAGGGAAATATGCCATCTTAATTGCAACTAGTATTAATGAAAAATATAAAGGTGTACCATTTGTTAAAAGTGAACGATACCCAAATATTTGAATTAGTGGACCAGATGAATTTGTGTTTGTTACTCAAATCTTACGTAATATGATGTTGTTTGAAAATAATTATGAATTACAAATTAAAAAATTAAAAGAATCAATTGGTGATGATCAAGAAGTTAAAACATTAATCAAAGAGTATGAAAAAAAACAACAACAAATTGAAAATTTCTGACAAATTGAAGCTCCCAAAGCAATATTAATTTCTCGCAAAGAATTGAAAAATATTGAAGGTGTTTCACGAACTTTAATAAGTTCATCAGAAAAACTTGATAAAGCAAAAGAGCGAATTGAAAAACAATTAGAGAAAAAAATTGTTTTTGGGTTATCGAAAATTTTAGGAAATTTAGATTTAGAAGAAGAAATAAGATAA
- a CDS encoding DUF402 domain-containing protein: protein MKGIKPGDKLLVHAYKHNGVVYRSWERPLLIEKNEEHVILYNDKVVINEKKGTKWVAKEPALWFFPHDKWFNILCMFKNGCYEFYCNLASPYIYEENTIKFIDYDLDVKVYKDFSYRILDLVEFNRNRIKWEYGPKIVEIIWDAVVEIKRMIKEKSGFFDLNFIKELKHKINS, encoded by the coding sequence ATGAAAGGCATTAAACCTGGAGATAAATTACTTGTTCACGCATATAAACATAATGGTGTAGTTTACAGAAGTTGAGAGAGGCCCTTGTTAATTGAAAAAAATGAAGAGCATGTAATTTTATATAATGACAAAGTAGTAATAAATGAAAAAAAAGGCACAAAGTGAGTGGCAAAAGAACCAGCACTTTGATTTTTCCCCCATGATAAATGATTTAACATATTATGCATGTTTAAAAATGGGTGTTATGAATTTTATTGTAATTTAGCTTCTCCATATATTTATGAGGAAAACACAATAAAATTTATTGACTATGATTTGGATGTAAAAGTTTATAAAGACTTTTCATATCGTATATTGGATTTAGTTGAATTTAATAGAAATAGAATTAAATGAGAATATGGTCCCAAAATTGTAGAAATCATTTGAGATGCAGTTGTTGAAATCAAAAGAATGATTAAAGAAAAATCGGGTTTTTTTGATTTAAATTTCATTAAAGAATTAAAACACAAAATTAATTCGTAG
- the lepA gene encoding translation elongation factor 4 — protein MEKTKIRNFSIIAHIDHGKSTLADRILELTGTVDKREMQEQLLDTMDIERERGITIKLNSVQLKYTSKVDNQEYIFHLIDTPGHVDFTYEVSRSLAACEGALLVVDASQGIEAQTLANVYLALDNNLEIIPIINKVDLPAADPQRVKEEIENVIGIDCSDAPMISAKTGLNIVDVLESIVHKVPAPKNAIDEKPLKALIFDSYYDKYRGVMVSIRIFEGKVKVGDKIKLMQSGAEYEVVELGIKNPKEVRIDSLEAGGVGWLAASIKTVRDVHVGDTITLVDNPTATPLPGYKNLNPVVYCGIYPIDTAKYKDLKEALEKISLSDASIVYEPETSQSLGSGFRCGFLGLLHMDVIQERLEREYNLELIATAPSVIYTVTKTNGEVITIDNPSHLPDPSVIKFIEEPYIKATIMTPEEYIGDLMQLCQDKRGIYQDLEYIDDSRRILIYEMPLNEIVFDFFNKLKSISKGYASFDYEVIGYRQSKLVKMDILLNGEIVDALSTIVHKDFAYHRGSILARKLKEIIPRQNFEVPVQAAIGSKIIARETIKAVRKDVTAKLYGGDVSRKKKLLEKQKKGKKRMKAIGSVEVPQEAFIAVLKIDE, from the coding sequence ATGGAAAAAACAAAAATTCGTAATTTTAGTATTATTGCTCACATCGATCATGGTAAGTCTACACTTGCTGATCGTATTTTAGAATTAACTGGAACAGTTGACAAACGTGAAATGCAAGAACAATTGTTAGATACAATGGATATTGAACGTGAACGTGGAATTACAATTAAGCTAAACTCTGTACAATTAAAATACACATCTAAAGTTGATAATCAAGAATATATATTTCACTTAATTGACACCCCAGGTCATGTAGACTTTACTTATGAAGTTTCTCGTAGTTTGGCTGCGTGTGAAGGGGCATTATTGGTAGTGGATGCTAGTCAAGGAATTGAAGCACAAACTCTAGCTAATGTGTATTTGGCATTAGATAACAATCTTGAAATTATTCCAATAATTAATAAAGTTGATTTGCCAGCAGCTGATCCCCAAAGGGTTAAGGAAGAAATTGAAAATGTGATTGGGATTGATTGTTCAGATGCTCCCATGATTTCTGCGAAAACAGGACTAAACATTGTTGATGTTTTAGAAAGTATTGTCCATAAAGTACCAGCACCTAAAAATGCTATTGATGAAAAACCATTAAAAGCATTAATTTTTGATTCATACTACGACAAATATCGTGGAGTTATGGTATCAATTAGAATATTCGAAGGTAAAGTTAAAGTTGGCGACAAAATTAAATTAATGCAATCTGGTGCAGAATATGAAGTTGTGGAATTAGGAATTAAAAATCCGAAAGAAGTGCGAATAGATTCATTAGAAGCTGGTGGGGTAGGTTGATTAGCCGCTTCTATTAAAACGGTGCGTGACGTTCATGTTGGTGACACTATTACACTTGTAGATAATCCGACAGCAACACCATTGCCCGGATATAAAAATTTAAACCCGGTTGTTTATTGTGGAATTTATCCGATTGACACTGCTAAATATAAAGACTTAAAAGAAGCATTAGAAAAAATTTCATTATCTGATGCCTCAATAGTTTATGAACCAGAAACTTCACAATCACTTGGCAGCGGATTTCGTTGTGGGTTTTTAGGTTTATTACATATGGATGTTATTCAAGAAAGATTAGAACGTGAGTATAACTTAGAATTAATTGCAACAGCACCATCAGTTATCTATACAGTTACCAAAACTAATGGTGAAGTAATTACCATTGATAATCCTTCTCATTTACCAGATCCTTCAGTTATCAAATTTATTGAAGAACCTTATATCAAAGCAACAATTATGACACCAGAAGAATATATTGGTGATTTAATGCAACTCTGTCAAGATAAGCGTGGAATATATCAAGATCTAGAATATATTGATGATTCAAGAAGAATCTTAATTTATGAAATGCCATTAAATGAAATTGTGTTTGATTTTTTTAACAAATTAAAATCAATTTCAAAAGGATATGCTTCTTTTGATTATGAAGTAATTGGATATCGTCAGTCTAAGTTAGTAAAAATGGATATTTTATTGAATGGTGAAATTGTTGATGCACTATCAACAATTGTGCATAAAGATTTTGCTTATCATCGAGGAAGTATTTTGGCAAGAAAACTTAAAGAAATTATTCCAAGACAAAATTTTGAAGTTCCAGTACAAGCGGCTATTGGAAGTAAGATAATTGCCCGTGAAACTATTAAGGCAGTTAGAAAAGATGTTACTGCCAAACTATATGGTGGGGATGTTTCTCGTAAAAAGAAATTATTAGAAAAACAAAAAAAAGGAAAAAAACGAATGAAGGCAATTGGTTCAGTTGAAGTTCCCCAAGAAGCATTCATTGCAGTATTAAAAATCGATGAGTAA
- a CDS encoding MFS transporter yields the protein MFKEKFKINKRVYILAIIAASDVLVMLVPFYLKNVIPSNQISKYLGITPDQFSQGTAIYGYVALLSYVFGGFFADHINLRKLAFWGMAISGILDLWYGFIPFIDNYKLVQLYIIFSGWSFCTCFIFWSALWKLLSQQGTKAENGYLNGMEGSLNGIIGTILLVFAYGIFMIFDKLLTETLGKYAFSILVFIFTAAIFINAWLLWQFVPEKKYFEDEEDTQKFKIKISDIFLPLKNYKLLIVTILIMGVYMYQTGLSVYMNYLDTLGVPAIIIVAAGLIRTYLLRSVIAVPAGKFGDKTQKYTLIIVCGLFISTLLTLAAILIPGFEDDINHLSVVWKIIVQVLVTGLFLCLGATSWFLVTNRWATIYELKISQKEYAMSVGFISFIAFSPDAWFWQVDSLIQEHWNVWNDDHTSVISTKISNQISLTIICAIGIMAMFAGIILLFVLHKQKKRLAVQSSL from the coding sequence ATGTTTAAAGAAAAATTTAAAATAAATAAAAGGGTATATATTTTAGCAATCATAGCTGCATCAGATGTTTTAGTAATGTTAGTGCCGTTTTATTTAAAAAATGTAATTCCTTCAAATCAAATTAGTAAGTATTTAGGAATTACTCCTGATCAATTTTCTCAAGGAACTGCTATTTATGGATATGTTGCTTTATTAAGTTATGTTTTCGGTGGTTTCTTTGCTGACCATATTAATTTAAGAAAATTAGCATTTTGAGGAATGGCCATTAGTGGTATTTTAGACTTATGATATGGTTTTATACCATTCATCGATAATTATAAATTAGTGCAACTTTATATTATTTTTTCTGGATGAAGTTTTTGCACGTGCTTTATTTTCTGATCGGCGTTGTGAAAATTACTTTCTCAACAAGGAACAAAAGCAGAAAATGGTTATTTGAATGGAATGGAAGGTAGTCTAAACGGAATTATTGGAACAATATTATTAGTTTTTGCATATGGTATTTTTATGATTTTTGATAAACTTCTAACTGAAACCTTAGGAAAATATGCATTTTCAATTTTAGTTTTTATATTCACAGCCGCAATTTTTATTAATGCTTGATTATTGTGGCAATTTGTTCCCGAAAAAAAATATTTTGAAGATGAAGAAGACACTCAAAAATTTAAAATTAAAATTAGTGATATTTTCTTACCTCTAAAAAATTATAAATTATTAATTGTAACCATCTTGATTATGGGTGTCTATATGTATCAAACAGGTTTAAGTGTTTATATGAATTACTTAGATACCTTAGGAGTTCCAGCAATTATTATTGTAGCTGCAGGATTAATAAGAACTTATTTATTGCGCAGTGTAATTGCTGTGCCTGCTGGAAAATTTGGTGATAAAACTCAAAAATATACATTAATTATTGTTTGTGGATTATTTATTTCTACTTTGTTAACACTAGCAGCAATTTTGATTCCCGGATTTGAAGATGATATTAATCACTTAAGTGTAGTTTGAAAAATAATTGTTCAAGTTCTAGTTACAGGTTTGTTCTTATGTTTAGGAGCCACATCTTGATTTTTGGTAACTAATCGTTGAGCAACAATTTATGAATTAAAAATTAGTCAAAAAGAATATGCTATGTCGGTTGGATTTATATCTTTTATAGCGTTTTCTCCTGATGCATGATTTTGACAAGTTGACTCTTTAATTCAAGAACATTGAAATGTTTGAAACGACGATCACACTAGTGTCATATCAACCAAAATTTCAAATCAAATAAGTTTAACAATTATTTGTGCTATTGGAATAATGGCAATGTTTGCAGGAATTATTTTGCTATTTGTTTTACATAAACAAAAAAAACGCCTTGCAGTGCAAAGTTCACTTTAA
- a CDS encoding glycerophosphodiester phosphodiesterase has protein sequence MLVAHRGFRSPKGENCMRDFKNALKTCKAVEFDIRLTKDKRIIIFHDHNFKRIANVDKTVRHFTYDEIKQIPFFKTNPDWLPPLFIEDFVEKIAKEYEMINVEIKPDRYTKSERQILLDALNKLRESTKAEIIVSSFGLNDLKFIATLDRNKFKRGYLVEGLSKINYDLIKEFDYLHPYVGTLKLKSSYPIINKINLPLNIWTFKKDEDVVILKKIYRPELLHAFISDNPNLKI, from the coding sequence ATGCTAGTAGCCCACAGAGGGTTTAGATCACCTAAAGGTGAAAATTGCATGCGTGATTTTAAAAATGCTTTAAAAACATGCAAGGCAGTTGAATTTGATATTAGATTAACAAAAGATAAACGCATTATAATATTTCATGATCACAATTTTAAACGTATTGCAAATGTTGATAAAACTGTGCGTCATTTTACTTATGATGAAATTAAACAAATCCCATTTTTTAAAACAAATCCCGATTGATTACCACCATTATTCATCGAAGATTTTGTTGAAAAAATTGCAAAAGAATATGAAATGATTAATGTTGAAATTAAACCAGATCGCTACACAAAAAGCGAGCGTCAAATCTTATTAGATGCTTTGAATAAATTAAGAGAAAGTACTAAAGCAGAAATTATAGTTTCAAGTTTTGGACTTAATGATTTAAAATTTATTGCAACACTTGATCGTAATAAATTTAAACGTGGATATTTAGTAGAAGGATTGTCAAAAATTAATTATGATTTAATTAAAGAATTTGATTACTTGCACCCCTATGTAGGAACACTAAAATTAAAATCAAGTTATCCAATTATTAATAAAATTAATTTGCCGCTCAACATTTGAACATTCAAAAAAGATGAAGATGTTGTTATATTAAAAAAAATATATCGCCCAGAATTGTTACACGCTTTTATTAGCGATAACCCAAATTTAAAAATTTAA
- a CDS encoding ABC transporter ATP-binding protein, producing MKIINIDNMTMMYNAKKGIKNINLNIETGVCFGILGPSGSGKSTLMRTLLGFVKINEGVLKINNIDVWGNSHKTNDLISFIPGEPIIPLEGTGKEYLKFYAKLRPNSDLDKMDKLINYFDLDADSPIKKMSKGMKQKVAIIACLMVDSEIYLFDEPTSGLDPVMQKKFVNIVKELKEQGKTIILSSHIMSEVDELCDEFAILKRGEIIYANDIKSIRKENKDIEKVFWEAYEIKTYEEEYKND from the coding sequence ATGAAAATTATAAATATAGATAATATGACTATGATGTACAATGCCAAAAAAGGTATTAAAAACATTAACTTAAATATTGAAACAGGTGTTTGTTTTGGTATTTTAGGACCTTCTGGTTCTGGTAAGTCAACTTTAATGAGAACATTATTGGGATTTGTCAAAATTAATGAAGGTGTATTAAAAATTAATAATATAGATGTTTGAGGAAACTCACACAAAACCAACGATTTAATTTCATTTATTCCCGGAGAACCAATTATTCCGCTTGAAGGTACTGGAAAAGAATATTTAAAATTTTATGCAAAATTAAGACCAAATTCTGATTTGGACAAAATGGATAAACTAATAAATTACTTTGATTTAGATGCAGATTCACCAATCAAAAAAATGTCAAAAGGAATGAAACAAAAAGTTGCTATCATCGCTTGTTTAATGGTTGATTCAGAAATTTATTTATTTGATGAACCAACCAGTGGTTTAGATCCTGTTATGCAAAAGAAATTTGTAAATATTGTTAAGGAATTAAAAGAACAAGGTAAAACAATAATTTTATCTTCACACATTATGTCAGAAGTTGATGAATTGTGTGATGAATTTGCCATCTTAAAAAGAGGTGAAATTATTTATGCCAATGATATTAAATCAATTAGAAAAGAAAACAAAGATATTGAAAAAGTTTTCTGAGAAGCATATGAAATAAAAACTTATGAAGAGGAGTACAAAAATGATTAA
- the typA gene encoding translational GTPase TypA, with protein MNKKIINIAVIAHVDAGKSTLVDAFLKQSGVFRDNQVVIDQVMDSNDQERERGITIYSKNCAIEYNGYKINIVDTPGHADFSSEVERIMKTVDTVILLVDSSEGPMPQTRFVLSKALALGLKPILLINKIDKPDQRALEVVDEVLELFMELEANDEQLEFPTLYGIARNGIVQYSMEEESKNLVPLFETIVKQVGHYPFEKQNEDTALQVSSLAYDAFIGRLGIGRLFQGTLKENQSVSIAKNDGSTSRGKINKIFVYQGMNRVAVKEAHAGEIVVISGIENLTIGDVVCESDKLVKMAPIVVEEPTMSMNFLVNTSPFAGRIGKLLTTRNIKERLEKELEVNVGLKVEALSSSSADGFKVLGRGELHLSVLIEQMRREGFEMGISRPEVIFHKDGKEKLEPVEKVIIDAPSEYQGTIINNLNLRKGVMIDMDSDGVRDKIVFEVPTRGLIGFKSDFINETHGEGVMVKSFKGYEPYKGQIPNRPNGVLVSMANGVTLPYALNNLEERGTLFVGPQVEVYEGMIVGLHSRNNDLNVNPTTGKKLTNTRASGSDDSVKLTPPRVFTLEEALEFIEWDELVEVTPKDIRIRKKWLKENDRKQHRNDMK; from the coding sequence ATGAACAAAAAAATAATAAATATAGCAGTGATTGCTCACGTTGATGCCGGTAAATCAACACTGGTTGACGCATTTTTAAAACAATCTGGAGTTTTTCGAGATAACCAAGTTGTTATAGACCAAGTTATGGATTCTAACGATCAAGAAAGAGAACGTGGAATTACAATCTATTCTAAAAACTGTGCTATTGAATATAATGGTTACAAAATTAATATTGTTGATACTCCAGGACATGCTGACTTTTCATCAGAAGTTGAACGTATTATGAAAACAGTGGACACTGTTATTTTATTGGTAGATTCATCAGAAGGACCAATGCCTCAAACAAGATTTGTTTTATCTAAAGCATTGGCTTTAGGTTTAAAACCAATTTTATTAATTAATAAAATTGATAAACCAGATCAAAGAGCATTAGAAGTTGTTGATGAAGTGCTTGAATTATTTATGGAACTTGAAGCTAATGATGAACAATTAGAATTTCCAACACTATATGGTATTGCCAGAAATGGAATTGTGCAATATTCAATGGAAGAAGAATCAAAAAATTTAGTTCCTTTATTTGAAACAATTGTTAAACAAGTGGGACATTATCCATTTGAAAAACAAAATGAAGATACTGCTTTACAAGTTTCTTCTCTAGCCTATGATGCTTTTATTGGAAGACTAGGAATTGGAAGATTATTTCAAGGTACTTTAAAAGAAAACCAATCAGTTTCAATTGCAAAAAATGATGGATCAACTTCTCGCGGTAAAATTAACAAAATTTTTGTATATCAAGGAATGAACAGAGTTGCTGTTAAAGAAGCACACGCTGGAGAAATTGTTGTTATCTCCGGAATTGAAAATTTAACAATCGGAGATGTTGTTTGTGAAAGTGACAAGTTAGTTAAAATGGCACCAATTGTTGTTGAAGAGCCAACAATGAGTATGAACTTTTTAGTTAACACTTCACCATTTGCTGGCCGAATCGGAAAATTACTAACTACAAGAAACATTAAAGAAAGATTGGAAAAAGAATTAGAAGTTAATGTTGGTCTTAAAGTTGAAGCACTTTCTTCATCATCAGCTGATGGATTTAAAGTTCTAGGAAGAGGAGAACTTCACCTTTCTGTTTTAATTGAACAAATGCGAAGAGAAGGATTTGAAATGGGAATTTCAAGACCTGAAGTTATTTTCCATAAAGATGGCAAAGAAAAATTAGAACCAGTTGAAAAAGTAATTATTGATGCACCTTCAGAATATCAAGGAACAATTATCAATAACCTTAACTTAAGAAAAGGGGTTATGATTGATATGGACTCTGATGGTGTTAGAGACAAAATTGTTTTTGAAGTACCAACTAGAGGATTAATTGGATTTAAATCTGACTTTATTAATGAAACTCACGGTGAAGGGGTAATGGTAAAATCTTTTAAAGGTTATGAACCATACAAAGGGCAAATTCCTAATAGACCTAACGGAGTACTAGTTTCAATGGCAAATGGAGTTACACTACCATATGCATTAAATAACTTAGAAGAACGTGGAACACTATTTGTGGGACCTCAAGTTGAAGTTTACGAAGGAATGATTGTTGGATTACACTCAAGAAATAATGATTTAAATGTTAATCCTACAACTGGTAAAAAACTAACTAATACAAGAGCATCAGGAAGTGATGATTCAGTTAAATTAACTCCACCAAGAGTTTTCACATTAGAAGAAGCTTTGGAATTTATTGAATGAGATGAGTTGGTAGAGGTCACTCCTAAAGACATTAGAATCAGAAAAAAATGATTAAAAGAAAATGATCGAAAACAACATAGAAATGATATGAAATAG